A single region of the Triticum dicoccoides isolate Atlit2015 ecotype Zavitan chromosome 2B, WEW_v2.0, whole genome shotgun sequence genome encodes:
- the LOC119366323 gene encoding barwin-like, whose amino-acid sequence MAARLALVAALLCAGAAAAAAQQASNVRATYHYYRPAQNGWDLGAPAVSAYCSTWDAGKPYSWRSKYGWTAFCGPAGPRGQASCGRCIRVTNTGTGAQITARIVDQCANGGLDLDWDTVFVKIDTDGMGYQRGHLIVNYEFVDCGDNRINFHGKNGTLPASTHAVE is encoded by the coding sequence ATGGCCGCACGCCTCGCGCTGGTGGCGGCGCTCCTGTGCGCCGGTGCCGCGGCCGCCGCGGCGCAGCAGGCGAGCAACGTCCGGGCGACCTACCACTACTACCGCCCGGCTCAGAACGGGTGGGACCTGGGCGCCCCTGCCGTCAGCGCCTACTGCTCCACCTGGGACGCCGGCAAGCCGTACTCGTGGCGGTCCAAGTACGGCTGGACGGCGTTCTGCGGCCCCGCTGGTCCCCGCGGCCAGGCGTCGTGCGGGCGGTGCATCCGGGTGACCAACACGGGCACGGGGGCGCAGATCACGGCGAGGATCGTGGACCAGTGCGCCAACGGCGGGCTGGACCTCGACTGGGACACGGTGTTCGTCAAGATCGACACCGACGGCATGGGGTACCAGAGGGGCCACCTCATCGTCAACTACGAGTTCGTCGACTGCGGCGACAACCGCATCAACTTCCATGGAAAGAACGGGACGCTCCCAGCCAGCACTCATGCGGTTGAGTAA